One Engraulis encrasicolus isolate BLACKSEA-1 chromosome 5, IST_EnEncr_1.0, whole genome shotgun sequence DNA segment encodes these proteins:
- the LOC134449374 gene encoding uncharacterized protein LOC134449374 — protein sequence MICLGGSETEGFCPRRHQYFMGTADSDGPGKKRAFLIIYNASVMDSGRYITALHAKKAEEFSGSSYVNLVIHNPARSPSMRVFSGSSRSGPHGLLCEVTGADSFWTGPYWVMTQHDQSIIIAGCTGEGLDTGGQAVRWSVVTVESEMAISLTCTCDHKHTGDLVKTKPLTIGLSDAGASVCVSMVMLGPLTGILLLLTLLLAVLSAWRRRQRFS from the exons ATGATCTGTCTTGGGGGTTCGGAAACTGAGGGATTCTGCCCCAGGCGTCACCAGTACTTCATGGGCACGGCAGACTCAGACGGCCCTGGCAAGAAGAGGGCTTTTCTGATCATCTACAATGCGTCTGTGATGGACTCTGGGAGATATATCACTGCGCTTCATGCGAAAAAGGCTGAAGAATTTTCCGGAAGCTCCTATGTGAATTTGGTGATACATA ATCCTGCCAGGTCTCCATCCATGCGTGTGTTCTCTGGTTCCAGCCGGTCGGGGCCACATGGTCTCCTCTGCGAGGTAACAGGAGCAGACAGCTTTTGGACCGGACCTTACTGGGTAATGACCCAACATGATCAAAGCATCATTATTGCAGGCTGCACCGGTGAGGGTCTGGACACAGGCGGACAAGCGGTACGATGGTCTGTGGTGACAGTGGAATCGGAGATGGCCATCTCCCTGACCTGCACGTGTGACCACAAGCACACTGGTGACCTTGTCAAAACAAAGCCACTGACCATAGGCCTCTCAGATG caggtgcatctgtgtgcgtatcCATGGTGATGCTGGGTCCACTAACTGGCATCCTGCTTCTCCTGACACTGCTGCTGGCCGTGCTCTCAGCCTGGAGACGacgccaaagattttcttag